From Candidatus Woesearchaeota archaeon, one genomic window encodes:
- a CDS encoding ATP-binding protein has product MIRFIDRIDETRVLEKDWNSQENAFIVVFGRRRIGKTRLLDNFLQNKDGARYTAEDTNKRIQINEFKSILASYLHDDFLLKQDILDWGSLFSYLSKVLDKKKRIYIWIDEFSYLIKNDHSITSVLQKFIDDFIRNSNVFFIVSGSIYGLMSQEVLSHSSPLYGRRTRDLLLKPIPARYCMEFLPFDFEDSIKTICTLNGIPEYLNVASKHKSYEEFILNEFFKPEGYFYREPFYLLSQEFKEIRTYFSILNAIAYGNSKPTEIANFVGINAREIYPYLELLIGYGFVARETSILGDRKKGVYYISDNFFDFWFNFVHKNRENIERGYYKLIKKDLNDYFGRRFEVFVRENFLSFFRGYEHSGRWWWKDKEIDVVALNEQTKEILFAECKWKDDVNVHDVFKELNEKAKYADWNGENRKESFAVFAKSFKKKINEFEGKKVHCFDLKDIEKSLKK; this is encoded by the coding sequence ATGATTAGGTTCATTGACAGAATAGACGAAACAAGAGTACTTGAGAAAGACTGGAATAGCCAGGAAAATGCATTTATTGTGGTTTTTGGCAGAAGAAGGATAGGCAAGACCAGATTACTGGACAACTTTCTTCAAAATAAGGATGGAGCCAGGTATACAGCTGAAGATACAAACAAAAGAATTCAAATCAACGAATTCAAGAGTATTCTTGCTTCTTATCTACACGATGATTTTCTGCTAAAACAAGATATTTTGGATTGGGGCTCGCTTTTTTCCTATCTTTCAAAAGTTTTGGATAAGAAAAAGAGAATTTACATCTGGATAGATGAATTTTCTTATCTGATAAAAAATGACCATTCAATAACCAGTGTTCTTCAAAAATTTATAGATGACTTCATAAGAAACTCCAATGTTTTCTTTATTGTAAGTGGATCCATCTATGGGCTCATGAGCCAAGAAGTGCTGTCCCATTCTTCTCCGCTTTACGGAAGGCGGACAAGGGACTTATTGCTAAAGCCAATTCCAGCAAGATATTGCATGGAGTTTCTGCCTTTCGATTTTGAGGATTCGATCAAAACCATATGCACTTTAAATGGCATTCCGGAATATCTTAATGTCGCCTCAAAACATAAATCATATGAAGAATTTATTCTGAATGAGTTCTTTAAGCCAGAGGGCTACTTTTACAGGGAACCATTCTATCTGCTCTCTCAGGAGTTTAAAGAAATCAGAACATATTTCTCCATTTTGAATGCGATTGCATACGGCAATTCAAAACCAACAGAAATAGCTAATTTTGTAGGCATAAACGCCAGGGAAATATACCCTTATCTCGAGCTTTTAATCGGCTATGGTTTTGTTGCAAGAGAAACCTCAATCCTTGGCGATAGGAAGAAAGGAGTTTATTATATAAGCGATAACTTTTTTGATTTCTGGTTTAATTTTGTCCATAAAAACAGAGAAAACATAGAGAGGGGATACTATAAGCTAATCAAAAAAGATTTAAATGATTATTTTGGAAGAAGGTTTGAGGTCTTTGTTAGAGAAAATTTTCTATCTTTTTTCAGGGGTTATGAGCATAGCGGCAGATGGTGGTGGAAAGACAAAGAAATAGATGTTGTTGCCTTAAATGAGCAAACAAAAGAAATTTTATTTGCAGAATGCAAGTGGAAAGACGACGTAAATGTTCATGATGTTTTCAAAGAATTAAATGAAAAGGCAAAATATGCAGACTGGAATGGCGAAAACAGAAAAGAGAGTTTTGCGGTTTTTGCCAAATCTTTCAAGAAAAAAATCAATGAATTTGAAGGTAAAAAAGTCCATTGTTTTGACTTAAAGGACATTGAAAAATCGCTTAAAAAATAA
- a CDS encoding ATPase domain-containing protein, producing the protein MAKKRKNLKTAGKSLQNNRRITSGIPGFDRLCEGGLLPRSINLVTGGAGTGKTIFGMQFLHEGIKRGEKGLFISFEEDLEDLKGDAENFGWNFTKCEEDGSCAFLYYYPYELEDFQTRLISEVQRINAKRVVIDSTSAFGMAFGNEYEIRKALYSLSMQLKKLECTAIITSEIVGEVRDPENRELKRVSRFNVEEFVCDSVIVLDIIEESKKCNRSVEILKMRRTAHRQGESPMLITKSGIIVKG; encoded by the coding sequence ATGGCTAAAAAAAGAAAAAATCTGAAAACAGCTGGAAAATCCCTGCAGAACAATAGAAGAATAACATCCGGCATTCCAGGATTTGACAGGCTTTGCGAAGGCGGATTGCTGCCTAGAAGCATAAACCTTGTTACAGGAGGGGCCGGAACAGGAAAAACAATTTTCGGTATGCAGTTTCTTCACGAAGGGATAAAAAGAGGGGAAAAAGGATTGTTTATTTCTTTTGAAGAGGATCTTGAAGATCTGAAAGGCGATGCTGAAAACTTCGGCTGGAATTTTACCAAATGCGAAGAGGACGGATCATGCGCTTTTCTTTATTACTATCCTTATGAGCTTGAGGATTTTCAGACAAGGCTGATAAGCGAAGTGCAGAGGATTAATGCGAAACGGGTTGTGATAGACAGCACATCTGCATTTGGAATGGCATTCGGAAATGAATACGAGATAAGAAAGGCCCTTTATTCGCTTTCCATGCAGCTGAAAAAGCTCGAGTGCACAGCAATAATAACATCAGAGATAGTCGGAGAAGTGAGAGACCCGGAAAACAGGGAATTAAAAAGGGTGAGCAGGTTCAATGTTGAGGAGTTTGTATGTGATTCTGTAATTGTTTTAGACATCATTGAAGAATCTAAGAAGTGCAACCGCTCTGTTGAAATTTTGAAGATGAGAAGAACAGCGCACAGGCAGGGCGAGAGTCCAATGCTCATAACAAAATCAGGCATTATCGTGAAGGGCTAG